The sequence TTAACTTTCCGGATATTAGGCGGGGTAATAATGTGTCGCGGAGGGTGGTGAGGGTTTGGATTTCTTGTAAATTCGTCTCAATTATTTTAAATATTGATTTGATCCCATGTTGAAATTCTTCAAGTAAAGTTTCGGATGGTATTACAATATTTATGTTCTCGAAATGAGCCTTATTCAAGTTCGGCACCGCTGAGCCTGAACTAGCCATACTCCTTAATGTCGGCTTTTTTGAAGTTAGCACAAAATAGTTAAAGAACGTATAATTTTCATTTTTTGGAATTACTGAATTAATTTGCTGGTTTGTCTGCATTTCTTTGCCAGCTAATGAAATTACGCCCACAGTAGCGATACAACTTACTGTTGTTGACCATTTTGGTATATACTTATTAGCCTGACTGTTAGCTCCTAATGTTGATAAATTATCCGCTGTATTGATAATTATGGTTTGATTATGCATGTCTGGTACTTTTAAAAAAGGAACATCGTTTCCATAAAAATCACCTCTTGTTTTACTTGGAGTTTTGCCGGTTATAACTTGCCCAAGATCGGATATTGTACCAATAGACCAGGTTTTGGCGGCGGGATTGGTGATGAAGTAATGGCGGAAGAGGGCCTGCCCCATCTGCTCCAGCGTTTCGTTCATTTTGCGATTCAGTTCGATTTTTTCATCAATTAGTTTCAACTGCTGTCCAATATAACGCTGTTCCTCTATGCTGGGTAGTAAGATGGGCATACTAGGCACACTTTTGACAGATAAATGCATTACTGTGCTGCCACTACTATGAGCAATCATATAATCGCGGGCTAAAGGCGATTTAAGATAGTAGAATAGATAGTCTTTGTCTATTTTAGAGTCATTTTTAATCTCTAATTTAGATAGATCAAGTGAAAAACAAGCTTCTTCGCCAAGCTCTGGCATAATGATTGGGCTACCGATGACTTCTCTGTCTTGTGTGAGGTCAGTGTTCGCAATCAATATGTCCCCAGCGTTTGTCATTTGAGACAGCTTCATCTTTCCGGCGTAATATTTTATGCCATCAAATCTGAAACCACCGCCACGACCTACGCACTTAAGATTGATGAATGCCTTACCCTTGCCTTTTACCGAATAGTCTGCACTCCGGTAAGAAATACCCTTGATGACATCTACCAAATCTCCAAGCAAAACAGTCTGGGTCATTTTATGCCCAACCCTGTTTTTAGATGTAAAGTATAATGCATTTTACTTAACATTTGCCAAGTAGATGTAAAGTAAAACGTACACATATTCAAGATATGACAAGTTGACTTAAGCATAAAGCGTATGATACCATTTAAGTACAAATGAAGTCGGCTCTGAACTGTCACCGTATGGTGTGCGTGCCTAGGACAACTAGGATAGGAGCCGATTTCGCTTTTACTGCTATTTAAAATACCAAACATTTTCTATCCTTTTTTCTAATATCTTTAAATAATCTAAGCTGTCGGTTTTGCCTGTTTGCGTAGACCTTAATATTGCGCCCGCTGTTAAATCTGCTAATTGAATTAAATTATTTGTTTTTGAATCTACAAACCGTACTTTGGCAATCTTTTGCGAGCTAGAATTAATTTCTCGCCTAAAATATGCGGTGGCAGATTTTTTATAATTACGCCCAGAGTGGCCGTCTAGTCTAATATTTGCAGCATTTAGATCTGTTGTTTTTGACAAGACTTCTTTAATAGCATAGTTGTAAAACGAATCTTGTTTACTCTTAAGCTCATGGCTGCGTATAAGTGATTTGTCTATACATATAGCCCGCACTCTAAATTTGCTTTGACTCACTTTTTGCAGTAGCTGTAAAACAATTGATTTTTTTGTTTTGTTAAACTTAAATTCTCTTTCATCTGCCCAGCCGATTTCTCTGCGAAACTTTTTAATTGCTAAGGCAGTTTCTTCTGCATCAAGCGTATCATCAAATATTACACATGCAATTACAAAATGACTACTAGAGCCTTTGCCAAGCTTAAAGCCTGGGTCACCTGAGTCATCTATAAAAACTAGCTGTTTATTCATAGTTAATAGCCTATAGTTTTTAGGTTTTCTTTAATTTTTGCTTCTAGCTCGTGGCTTTTGGCAAATTGTTCGTTCAGGTCTGCGGTTAGGCGTTGCATTTTTTCTTCAAAAGCTTCATCGTCATCTTCGACCTTTTCGGCACCGACGTAACGCCCGGGCGTTAGTACAAAGTCGTGCTCTTTAATTTCGTCTAGGTTAGCGACTTTGGCAAAGCCAGGTACGTCTACATGCTCGCCGTTTTGAGTCTTGAAGCTGTGATAAGTTTCGGCAACTTTGGCGATGTCTTCTTCTGTAAGCTCACGATTCTTGCGATTGATCATTTTGCCTAAATTTCGGCCGTCTATGAACAAAACTTTGCCATGGCGATTAGTACGTTCACGCGATACAAACCACAAACAGCATGGTATGGCTACGTTAAAGAACAGCTGGCTCGGTAGTGTCACTATGCAATCTACCATGTCGTTTAGCACTAATTGTTTGCGTATTTCACCCTCGCCACCACTCTGGCTACTCATGCTACCATTTGCTAAAACAAAGCCAGCCGTACCACGTGGGCTAAGATGGTGAATAAAATGCTGTATCCAGGCATAGTTAGCGTTGCTTTTTGGTGGTATGCCAAACTTCCATCGAATGTCATCTTGCAAGTGTTCCTGCCCCCAATCGCTAATATTGAATGGTGGATTAGCAATAATGTAGTCAGCTTTTAAATCTGGCAGTTGATCGTTGGTTAGGGTGTCGCCACGGCGAATGTCCGCATCGATACCTCGTATTGCCATATTCATTTTTGCAAGCCGCCATGTTGTCTCGTTTAACTCTTGGCCGTAAACAGCAATATCATCAATTCGCCCAGCATGTTCTGCAATAAATTTTTCGCTCCAAACGAACATACCACCACTACCACAACAGGGATCATATACCCTGCCCTTGTATGGTTCTAGCATTTCTACTAAAAGCTTTACAATTGAGCGTGGTGTATAAAACTCGCCACCGTGTTTACCCTCGTTAT is a genomic window of Candidatus Nomurabacteria bacterium containing:
- a CDS encoding DUF3800 domain-containing protein, which translates into the protein MNKQLVFIDDSGDPGFKLGKGSSSHFVIACVIFDDTLDAEETALAIKKFRREIGWADEREFKFNKTKKSIVLQLLQKVSQSKFRVRAICIDKSLIRSHELKSKQDSFYNYAIKEVLSKTTDLNAANIRLDGHSGRNYKKSATAYFRREINSSSQKIAKVRFVDSKTNNLIQLADLTAGAILRSTQTGKTDSLDYLKILEKRIENVWYFK
- a CDS encoding SAM-dependent DNA methyltransferase, which produces MNIQELEKQLWAAADKLRGNINSSDYKYVVLGLIFLKYVSDAFTEQYKKAEGENFDPEDRDFYLADNVFWIPKEARWDNLTTNAKQPNIGVLVDEAMEAIERDNPVLRSVLPKDYAREALDKRRLGELIDLFTNISFATTDAKDLLGQVYEYFMGMFANNEGKHGGEFYTPRSIVKLLVEMLEPYKGRVYDPCCGSGGMFVWSEKFIAEHAGRIDDIAVYGQELNETTWRLAKMNMAIRGIDADIRRGDTLTNDQLPDLKADYIIANPPFNISDWGQEHLQDDIRWKFGIPPKSNANYAWIQHFIHHLSPRGTAGFVLANGSMSSQSGGEGEIRKQLVLNDMVDCIVTLPSQLFFNVAIPCCLWFVSRERTNRHGKVLFIDGRNLGKMINRKNRELTEEDIAKVAETYHSFKTQNGEHVDVPGFAKVANLDEIKEHDFVLTPGRYVGAEKVEDDDEAFEEKMQRLTADLNEQFAKSHELEAKIKENLKTIGY
- a CDS encoding restriction endonuclease subunit S, with the protein product MTQTVLLGDLVDVIKGISYRSADYSVKGKGKAFINLKCVGRGGGFRFDGIKYYAGKMKLSQMTNAGDILIANTDLTQDREVIGSPIIMPELGEEACFSLDLSKLEIKNDSKIDKDYLFYYLKSPLARDYMIAHSSGSTVMHLSVKSVPSMPILLPSIEEQRYIGQQLKLIDEKIELNRKMNETLEQMGQALFRHYFITNPAAKTWSIGTISDLGQVITGKTPSKTRGDFYGNDVPFLKVPDMHNQTIIINTADNLSTLGANSQANKYIPKWSTTVSCIATVGVISLAGKEMQTNQQINSVIPKNENYTFFNYFVLTSKKPTLRSMASSGSAVPNLNKAHFENINIVIPSETLLEEFQHGIKSIFKIIETNLQEIQTLTTLRDTLLPRLISGKLKV